A stretch of DNA from Bacillus sp. NP157:
TTTCTTCCGCCAGGTGGAACGGCGTATTTTCGCGCCGCTGGGCATGACCACCGCCAGCTATGGCCGTGACGCCCTGGAAGCCAGCAAGAGCTGGGCGCGCCCGCATCGTGGCAGCCCGCATAACTGGGTGCCGTACGAGCCCAACGACAGTTACTACCGCGTCGCCCCGGCAGCCGGTGTCAATGCCAGCCTGCGCGACATGGAGCAGTGGCTGATGGCGCAGATGGGCGGTCGCCCCGACGTGCTGCCCACGCCGCTGCTGGACGTGCTGCATGCCCCGGGCGTACCCACGCCTTCCGAAGAGCATTCCCTGCCCTGGCGGCGCGCCCGGGTGACCGACGCGCACTATGCGCTGGGCTGGCGCGTCTTCACCTACGCCAACGAAGACCTCGTCTACCACGCAGGCGCCGTGTCGGGTTACCGCACGATGATCGGCTTCTTCCCGAAATACCACGCGGGCGTGGTGACGATGTGGAATGCGGCCGCGCCGATTCCCGCCGGCCTGATGCCGATGGTGTTCGATGACCTGCTGGGCCTGCCGCACCAGGATTGGGCGGGGGTGGAAGGCAGCGTGCATACGGCACCGGCGGCGAAGGCGGCGCCGGCCAGGAAGAAGGCGGCGGCTGCGCCGGCAAAGAAAAAGGCCGCCGTGGTGAAAAAGAAGAAGAAGTAATCGCTGGGGAGTGGCCGCGGGGTATTTGCGGCGCATGCGGGTGGTGTGATCGGCCACATTAAAAAAAGGCCGGCGGTTCGGTAACGAATCGCCGGCCTTTTTTTATCCCTGGTTATTTGCGGTTATCGCAATTCGTGGTCGCGCACGGGTGCGCTCCTACAGGGGAGGGGTATCGCGAATTAGCGGCCGAGGTTGAACTGGAGGCGGCGGCGGAGGGTGGTGA
This window harbors:
- a CDS encoding beta-lactamase family protein; this encodes MPFRPTSLLACALAAALAAPSAFAAPPPRPPVVHVDPESAKIPAERVKQTIEDYKRWLDSAEARDAAPAIVTAVIVDDKVVYERAIGYANAKTKEPATPETVFRLASLSKAFATGVTAVLVKNGFLSWDTKLVDTLPYFKLKDMQAAQQATVRDILGQRLGLPRNTYDAMLEADAPYEELVRKLDEVDLSCKVGACYGYQNVAFSMIGDVIYATTGDYFFRQVERRIFAPLGMTTASYGRDALEASKSWARPHRGSPHNWVPYEPNDSYYRVAPAAGVNASLRDMEQWLMAQMGGRPDVLPTPLLDVLHAPGVPTPSEEHSLPWRRARVTDAHYALGWRVFTYANEDLVYHAGAVSGYRTMIGFFPKYHAGVVTMWNAAAPIPAGLMPMVFDDLLGLPHQDWAGVEGSVHTAPAAKAAPARKKAAAAPAKKKAAVVKKKKK